From a single Microbacterium terrisoli genomic region:
- a CDS encoding SDR family NAD(P)-dependent oxidoreductase produces MTDLTGRTVLIAGATSASGHVAAQTLLDVGANVVAVGHDPGKLEQLAETLRAGTAAGADDPWMVEACDLADEDSVHSLAERLHTADIHVDGLLHLVGGWRGGGGLAGQTDDDYRFLEQSLTALRHVTRVFDDDLNASDAARLAFVSSVSVTNPLAGGANYAAVKAAGEAWMRAAGHGFAKNARDGERPLAAASVIFRVKSLSGLEQTLADRFVALWDADPADVNRTVIDLTA; encoded by the coding sequence ATGACAGACCTGACCGGACGGACGGTGCTGATCGCGGGCGCGACGAGTGCGAGCGGCCACGTTGCGGCGCAGACACTGCTGGATGTCGGAGCCAACGTGGTGGCCGTCGGCCACGATCCCGGCAAGCTCGAGCAGCTCGCCGAGACACTGCGCGCCGGCACCGCGGCCGGCGCCGACGACCCCTGGATGGTCGAGGCCTGCGACCTCGCCGACGAGGACTCCGTGCACAGCCTCGCCGAGCGACTGCACACGGCCGACATCCACGTCGACGGCCTGCTGCATCTGGTCGGCGGCTGGCGCGGCGGCGGGGGCCTTGCCGGTCAGACCGACGACGACTACCGCTTCCTCGAACAGTCGCTGACCGCACTGCGACACGTGACCCGTGTGTTCGATGACGACCTCAATGCGTCGGATGCCGCGCGCCTGGCCTTCGTCTCCTCGGTCTCGGTCACGAACCCCCTGGCCGGCGGCGCGAACTATGCGGCGGTCAAGGCCGCCGGCGAGGCCTGGATGCGCGCGGCCGGCCACGGCTTCGCCAAGAACGCCCGTGACGGCGAGCGCCCGCTGGCGGCGGCATCCGTCATCTTCCGCGTGAAGTCGCTGTCAGGGTTGGAGCAGACCCTGGCCGACCGGTTCGTCGCCCTGTGGGACGCCGACCCCGCCGACGTCAACCGCACGGTCATCGACCTGACGGCGTGA
- a CDS encoding DUF6421 family protein yields MSMSQVHAERTQKTVVGEPEVLEDARGVEDSAAWLALKDAATALQAIQIKDGSVPDEKARAAELVSTITASIAELAPRFPHDEAYLAASIADFRRWADDGFGEPDFLDSLVAFHPEQHRVDGLRHLVVFPMYTQNGSSNRHVEALIVEVIWPEFVAALEAGDYGNKLFVSLRLIDFTPGYDTNSAVLFPETVAMREIPSFTWGAIFQDREAARYRRVVRAAAEITKLDLPADAVEMLDDQKLAEETFVMWDMIHDRTHMRGDLPFDPFMIKQRMPFFLYSLEEMRCDMTAFRESVAIQKRLESSPAELSDVEKQILAHAKLVQYAVIFDRIFRFAITGSRVRNYDGLGGQLLFAWLHQHKVLHWTDTALAFDWADVPAAVVALGDAIDELYWRSIDRPKTAHWLAAYELVSSVLTPNPASVWARGLSDEVLAGPTRGYTDQVLDDEFPLSMFYEALEKKMRAVIESTSGIRATDA; encoded by the coding sequence ATGTCCATGAGTCAGGTCCACGCAGAGCGTACGCAGAAGACCGTCGTCGGCGAACCCGAGGTCCTCGAAGACGCCCGCGGCGTCGAAGACAGCGCCGCCTGGCTGGCGCTGAAGGATGCCGCGACCGCTCTGCAGGCCATCCAGATCAAAGACGGCTCGGTGCCCGACGAGAAGGCGCGCGCCGCAGAACTGGTCTCCACGATCACAGCGTCGATCGCCGAGCTCGCACCGCGCTTCCCGCACGATGAGGCCTACCTCGCGGCATCCATCGCGGACTTCCGCCGCTGGGCCGACGACGGGTTCGGCGAGCCGGACTTCCTCGACTCGCTGGTCGCCTTCCACCCCGAGCAGCACCGCGTCGACGGCCTGCGACACCTGGTCGTCTTTCCGATGTACACGCAGAACGGGTCGAGCAACCGGCACGTCGAGGCGCTGATCGTCGAGGTCATCTGGCCCGAGTTCGTCGCGGCGCTCGAAGCCGGCGACTACGGCAACAAACTGTTCGTCTCACTGCGCCTGATCGATTTCACGCCCGGTTACGACACGAACTCGGCGGTGCTCTTCCCCGAGACGGTCGCGATGCGCGAGATCCCCTCGTTCACGTGGGGCGCGATCTTCCAGGACCGCGAGGCGGCCCGCTACCGCCGCGTCGTGCGCGCGGCAGCGGAGATCACCAAGCTCGACCTGCCCGCCGACGCCGTCGAGATGCTCGACGACCAGAAACTGGCCGAAGAGACCTTCGTGATGTGGGACATGATCCACGACCGCACGCACATGCGCGGCGACCTGCCGTTCGACCCGTTCATGATCAAGCAGCGGATGCCGTTCTTCTTGTACTCGCTCGAAGAGATGCGCTGCGACATGACCGCGTTCCGCGAGTCGGTCGCGATCCAGAAGAGACTCGAGTCGTCGCCGGCCGAGCTCAGCGATGTCGAGAAGCAGATCCTCGCGCACGCCAAGCTCGTGCAGTACGCCGTGATCTTCGACCGGATCTTCCGGTTCGCGATCACCGGCTCCCGCGTGCGCAACTACGACGGGCTGGGCGGCCAGTTGCTGTTCGCGTGGCTGCACCAGCACAAGGTGCTGCACTGGACCGACACCGCGCTCGCGTTCGACTGGGCCGACGTCCCCGCCGCCGTCGTGGCGCTCGGGGATGCGATCGACGAACTGTACTGGCGCTCGATCGACCGACCCAAGACCGCGCACTGGCTCGCCGCGTACGAGCTGGTCAGCTCGGTGCTGACCCCGAACCCCGCCTCGGTGTGGGCGCGCGGACTGTCCGACGAGGTGCTGGCCGGCCCCACCCGCGGCTACACCGACCAGGTGCTGGACGACGAGTTCCCGCTGTCGATGTTCTACGAGGCGCTCGAGAAGAAGATGCGCGCCGTGATCGAGTCGACCTCGGGCATCCGCGCGACGGACGCCTGA
- a CDS encoding Lrp/AsnC family transcriptional regulator: MSDVISPADARLDAADTRILAELSRDARATLTHVADRVGLSVSSVQARLRRLEARGVVTGYRPVLDAEAVGRPLSAFIEITPLDPAQPDNAPELLEHLDEIEACHSIAGDAAYMLFVRVASPRELERLIRDIRLAANVRTRTTIVLQTFYEQRPIVSVG; encoded by the coding sequence ATGTCCGATGTGATCTCTCCCGCCGACGCGCGCTTGGATGCGGCCGACACCCGGATCCTGGCCGAGCTGTCGCGCGACGCGCGTGCCACGCTGACGCACGTCGCCGACCGGGTCGGACTGTCGGTGTCGAGCGTGCAGGCGCGGCTGCGCCGGCTCGAGGCGCGCGGAGTGGTCACCGGTTACCGGCCGGTGCTGGATGCCGAAGCCGTCGGCCGTCCGCTGTCGGCGTTCATCGAGATCACTCCGCTGGATCCCGCCCAGCCCGACAACGCCCCCGAGCTGCTCGAGCATCTGGACGAGATCGAGGCGTGCCATTCGATCGCGGGCGATGCCGCATACATGCTGTTCGTGCGCGTCGCCTCGCCGCGCGAACTGGAGCGGCTGATCCGCGACATCCGGCTCGCGGCGAACGTGCGCACCCGCACCACGATCGTGCTGCAGACCTTCTACGAACAGCGCCCGATCGTCTCCGTCGGCTGA